In Nodosilinea sp. PGN35, the genomic stretch GGCAAGCAGCTCTATCTTTGGGGCGCTCTGTCTTTGGGGCAATGGAGCATCGACCGGCATAAGACTATAGCTGTGGCCAGTCTGATTAGGAGAATTTCCCTGGGAACGTTCAAATGTTTGAACGTTCAAACGTTTAAGCGTTCCTAGGGTGGCTGAATGTCCTAACCCGATTGACCATGGTTATACGATGGCGATCGGGCAATAGCCAGCGAGTTGACTTCACTGCCCCAGCCCCACGCCGGGCAGCGGCCAAGCCGGTAGGATAGAGCTGTCTGGGGAGCGCACTGCGATCGCGGCCTGTCTTTACATTTCGAAAGCGTCACCATGAACATCAGCGTTGTCATACCTTGCTTTAATGCTGCTCCCGTGATTCGGCAGCAGCTAGACGCCCTGACTCAGCAAACCCTTGCCCCCTACGAGGTCATCGTCGCCGACAACGGCTCTACCGACGACAGTCGAGCCATCGTTGAGCAGTACCGCGATCGCCTGCCCAGGCTCACCCTGGTCGATGCCTCAGCGGTGCGCGGGGCCTCCCACGCCCGCAACGTCGGGGCCAAAGCCGCCACCGGAGACTACCTGGCCTTTTGCGATGCCGACGATGTGGTTGATCAGGGCTGGCTGGCGGCCCTGGCTAAGGCCTTTGCCGACCACGGCTTTTTAGCCTGCCGCCTCGACTACGAATTCCTCAACAACGACACCAGCAACACCTCCCAAACCACCGGGCTACAGCAGTTTAGAACGCCATTCTTTCCCTTTGCAGGGGGCTGTGGGCTGGCCATAGAGCGGGAGCTGCACGCAGCGGTGGGGGGCTTCGACGAGGGGATCTCCCATCTAGAAGATGCCGACTACTGCATTCGGGTGCAGATGGCGGGCCATCCCCTGGTTTTTGTGCCCGAGGCCGTGGTGCACTACCGCTACGGCCCCGGTGCCCAGGAGTCGTTTCTGGAGTCTCGGCAGGCCACCTACCGCAAGGCCTACAACTGGGGCTACGGACTGGCCACCCTCTACCTGCGCTACCGCGACCAGGGCATGCAGCTCCACGGGCTGGCCCCCCGGCTGGTGCTGATTCCCCTGTGGGGGCTGCGGGCGATCGGGTCTGGCTTTCGATCGCACCACAGCCTCTGGCGGCTGGGCTGGCACATGGGCGTCGTCAACCGCTTGCTGAGTGCGTCTTAAAAGGGTGCGGCCAGAGGGGGAGAGCCACGTTCCAAGCTGAGGCCAACGCTCCCTGCTAGGATGGATTTTGTGCCCCAGGGGCGCGCTGTTTTCTTCGAGGCGACCATGCAAATTTTATGCAAATCTATTTAGACTACAGCGCTACTACGCCCCCGCGCCCGGAGGCCATAGCCGCGATGCAGGCGGCCATGGCCGAGCAGTGGGGCAACCCCTCCAGCCTGCACCACTGGGGCAGCCGCGCGGCCACCGGGCTGGAGCAGGCCCGCCTGGGGGTGGCAGCTCTCATCAACGCCGCTACCGCTGACTCAATTGTGTTTACGGCGGGGGGCACCGAGGCCGACAACCTGGCCCTGCTGGGGGTCGCCCGACGCTACCGGGTGCCCCAACACCTGATTATTTCGGCGGTGGAGCACTCGGCCATTGCCAAGCCCGCCCAGTACCTCGAACAGCTGGGTTGGCAGGTGACCCGGCTGCCCGTGGATGCCCAGGGTCGGGTGAGCCCCGCCAGCCTGCGCCAGGCCCTGCGCGACAACACCGTGCTGGTGTCGATTATTTACGGTCAGAGCGAGGTGGGCACCCTGCAACCCATCGAGGTGCTGGGGCAGATCGCCCGCGACCACGGGGCGCTGTTTCACACCGATGCAGTACAGGTGGCCGGGCGGCTGCCCATCGATGTGCAGACCCTGCCCGTCGATCTGCTGTCGCTCTCCAGCCACAAACTCTACGGCCCCCAGGGGGCCGGGGCCCTGTACGTGCGCCCTCAAGTCGAGCTTGAGCCGCTGCTGGGCGGCGGCGGTCAGGAATTTGGCCTGCGTTCGGGCACCCAGGCGGTACCGACCCTGGCTGGGTTTGGGGCGGCGGCGGCCCTGGCGGCGGCGGAAATGCCCGCCGAAACCCTGCGGCTGATCGGGCTGCGCGATCGCCTCTTTGAGCAGCTGGCCGAGGTAGCTGAGCTAGTGCCCACGGGCGATCGCCGCCACCGGCTGCCCCACCACGCCAGCTTTTGCCTGACCGCCGCCGATGGCGATCGCCTCAGCGGTCGCACCCTGGTGCGCGAGATGAACCTGGCGGGCATTGGCATCAGCGCTGGCTCGGCCTGCCACAGCGGCCAGGTCAGCCCCAGCCCGGTGCTGCTGGCCATGGGCTACGGCGATCGCGCCGCCCGCTGCGGCATTCGCCTCACCCTGGGGCGACACACCACCGCCGCCGACATCGACTGGACGGCGATGGTGCTGCGCCAGGTGCTCCAGCGCGTTCTGGTTCCCTTGACCCTTTCTCCGGTGTAGACCTGCCATGGATGGTGCTATGGATTCTGTCACGACTCCCGCTGGGGCCGGTGTGCCCGCCAGTCTTGAAGCGGCGATCGCCCAGGCGCGGGGGGCCACCCAGGCCGCCATCGAGGCGGGGGTGCCGCGGATGATGGTGGAGCTGGTCTACTCCGAGCTGAAGGGTCTGCCCGTCGCCGCCCAGTTTTACCCGGTGCTGCAAGAGCTGGGGCTGGCCTTCAAAATTTACTTTCCCGACGCCGGGTCGGCGGCTTTGGCCCGCCGCAACTGGGGTAACCCCGAGTTTGTGGTGCGGGGCATTGGCGAGCTGCACAGCGAGATGGAGCCCGGTGACCAGGCCTATCTATTTGTGGAACCCTCGTCCATTGAGGTCAGCCAGGTCGAAGAGATGTGCGCCCAGGCGGGCGACGCCTTTGTGATCATGCTCAACCCCAAGCTCGAAGATGTCGCCACCATAGGCATTGGCTACGCCGGGCGGCAGCTGCGCGATCGCTTCCTCAGCACCCTCGAGCCAGTCTACTACCTGCGGCCCCTGGAGGGGGCGGTGCTGCTGCGCTGCTACCCGCACCCCTGGCAGCTGTGGCAGGAAACCGACACCGGCTTTACCCTGCTGGGTGAAATGCCCCAAAAACCCTCTGGAGAGGCGATCGATCGCCTGCTGATGGGCGAGGCCGCCGCCCCGGACGCAGCGGCCCCCAGGGGCAAGCGGGGTGGTTTTTTAAGCGAGCTTCAGGGATTCATTCGCGCCCTGACCCAGTAGCGAGGCAGCGGCGACCGCCAACGCCTCACTATTCCTCCCGCCAGGGCAAGAATCGTGCCTCAGGGATACTGTCTTGAGCCCTGACCTGGGGTTATACTGCACTACACCGCCCGCCCGATTAGCCCCTGTTGCGCCCGCTGCTTTCAAGCCAACCCTGTTCTACGACTGGTGAGTTACGATAGCCCATGCGAATTCTTAAAACCCAGACTCTCCGAGGGCCAAACTACTGGAGTATCCGCTACCCCAACTTGATCCTGATGCGGCTGGATCTAGAAGACCTGGCCGATCGCCCCTCAGACCAAATCCCTGGGTTTTACGAAGCGCTAGTGGAGACCCTGCCCAGCCTGATTGAGCACTTCTGCTCGCCGGGGCACCGGGGCGGGTTTCTCAGCCGGGTGCGCCAGGGCACCTACATGGGCCACATCGTCGAGCACGTGGCCCTCGAGCTGCAAACCATGGCCGGCATGCCCGTGGGCTTTGGCCGCACCCGCAGCGTGGCCGAGGCCGGCGTCTACCAGGTGGTCTTTGAGTACCAAAATGAGCAGGCCGGGCGCTACGCGGCTCGGGCGGCGGTGCGCCTGTGCAACAGCCTGATTGAAACCGGCCACTACCCTAAGGCCGAACTCGAGCAAGACCTGGCCGACCTCACCGAGTTTCGCCTCGATGCCGCCCTCGGCCCCAGCACCGAAGCCATCGTACGCGCCGCCGAAAGCCAGGACATTCCCTGGATGCAGCTCTCCACCCGGGCCATGATTCAGCTGGGCTACGGCCGCTATCAGCAGCGGGTGCAGGCCACTCTGAGCAGCAAAACCAGCATTTTGGCGGTAGAGCTAGCCTCCGACAAAGAGGGCACCAAGCAAATCTTGCGCAATGCTGGGGTGCCCGTGCCCCGAGGCACCGTCATTTACTACCTCGATGAGCTGGAGAATGCGATCGCCGACGTGGGCGGCTACCCGATCGTAATTAAGCCCCTCGACGGCAACCACGGGCGCGGCATCACCATCGATATCGGCACCTATGAGGCTGCAGAAGATGCCTACGAAGCCGCCAAAGAAGTCTCTCGGGGCGTGATTGTCGAGCGCTTCTACCGGGGCCGCGACCACCGGGTGCTGGTGATCAACGGTCGGGTGATTGCGGTGGCCGAGCGGGTGCCCGCCCACGTAGTCGGCGACGGCAAATCCACCATTGAGCAGTTGATCGAGGTCACCAACCAGGACCCTCGCCGGGGGGTGGGCCACGATAACCTGCTGACCCGCATTGAGGTCGATCGCACCACCTGGCAGCTGCTCGAGCGCAAGGGCTACACCCTCGACACCGTGCTGCCCGCAGGCGAGATGTGCTACCTGCGGGCCACCGCCAACCTGAGCACCGGCGGCATCGCCATCGATCGCACCGACGACATTCACCCCGACAACATCTGGGTGGCCCAGCGCATCGCCAAAACCATCGGCCTCGACATCGCCGGTATCGATGTCGTCACCACCGACATCTCCAAGCCCCTGCGCGAGGTGGACGGAGTCATTGTCGAAGTCAACGCCGCCCCGGGGCTGCGCATGCACGTGTGCCCCAGCGTCGGCATCGCCCGCAATGTGGCCGAGCCCATTCTGGCGATGCTTTTTCCCCCCGGCACCCGCGCCCGCATTCCGGTGGTGGCGATTACCGGCACCAACGGCAAAACTACCACCACCCGCCTCACCGCCCACATCTTTAAGCAGACCGGCCAGATGGTGGGCTTTACCACCACCGACGGCATCTACATCGGCGACAACATGGTCGAGCCGGGCGACACCACCGGCCCCCAGAGCGCCCAGGTAATTTTGCAGGATCCCACCGTCGAGGTGGCGGTGCTGGAGACGGCGCGGGGCGGCATTCTGCGATCGGGCCTGGCCTTTAAAGACTGCGACATTGGCGTGGTGCTCAACGTCGCCGCCGACCACATGGGCCTGGGCGACATCAACACCCTCGAAGATATGGCCCACCTCAAGAGCGTGGTGGCCGAAACCGTGCGCCCCAGCGGCTACGCGGTGCTCAACGCCGACGACCCGCTGGTGGCCACTATGGCCCAGAAGGTCAAAAGCCAGGTGGCCTACTTCTCCATGGATCCCCACAACGAGCTGGTGCGTAAGCACGCCCAGCAGGGGGGGCTGGCCGCCATCTACGAGCAGGGCTACCTGTCCATTCTCAAGGGCGACTGGCTGCTGCGCATTGAGCAGGCCGAAAAAGTGCCTCTGACCATGGGCGGTAGAGCTCCCTTCCAGATTGCCAACGCCCTGGCGGCCAGTCTGGCGGCCTTTGCCCAGGGGGTTGACATCGGCTATATTCGCCAGGCCCTGCACACCTTTGAGGCCTCCACCGACCAGACCCCAGGCCGCATGAACCTGTTTAACCTGGGCCGTTTTAGCGCCCTGGTAGACTACGCCCACAACCCCGCCAGCTACGAGGCCCTGGGCGGCTTTGTGAAAAACTGGCCGGGCAAGCGCATTGGCGTGGTCGGCGGCCCCGGCGATCGCCGCGACGACGACTTTATCACCCTGGGCAAGCTGGCGGCCCAGATGTTTGACGACATCATCGTCAAAGAGGACGACGACACGCGGGGCCGCGAGCGCGGCGATGCCGCCAAGTGGATTGTCCACGGCATCGAGGAGGGGGCGAGCCAGGCCAGCTACCGCACCATTCTCGACGAGACCGAGGCGATCAACACCGCCCTCGACGGGGCTGAGGACGACAGCCTGGTAGTGATTCTGCCCGAGAGCGTGACCCGCGCGATCGCTTTGATCCAGGCCCGCAATCCTCTGCCGCCGATCGGCTCGGGGCTAAATGGGCCAGGGCTAAACGGGCTCTCGGTTTCAGACCCCCCGCCCATCGACCAGTACGCCCAGGTGCACCCCTAGGCGGCCATGGCCACCGGCAGCGATGTGAGAAAGTTCCGCAAAATTTGCAGACCCGCCTCGGTGAGAATGCTCTCGGGGTGAAACTGCACTCCGTGCAGGTGCGGGTAGTCGCGGTGCTGCACCCCCATAATGGTGCCGTCTTCAACCCAGGCGGTAATCTCTAGCGCCTCGGGGCAGGTCGCCCGGTCGATCACCAGGCTGTGGTAGCGGGTGGCCAGAAAGGGGTTCTCTAGCCCAGCAAATACCCCCTGGCCGGTGTGAAAGACTGGGGACGTCTTACCGTGCATCAGTTCGGCGGCGCGCACTACCCTGCCGCCAAACACCTGGCCGAGGCTCTGGTGGCCCAGGCAGACGCCCAGAATGGGCAGCGTGGGGCCGAGTTTTTCAATGATTTCTAGAGAAACCCCGGAATCGTCGGGGGTGCCCGGGCCGGGGGAGATGACAATGCCGTCGGGCTTCAGGGCGACAATTTCGTCTACGGTAATTTCGTCGTTGCGAAACACCCGCAGGTCGCCCGCCACCGGTAGCTCAGCCCCCAGTTCGCCCAGATACTGCACCAGGTTGTAGGTAAAGCTGTCGTAGTTGTCGATCACTAAAATCATGGGGCGATCTGGGCTAAAAGACTGGGGCTAAAAGACTGGGATTTCTAGAACAGCTGTGGCCAGAGCAGCTGCCACAGGGGCGGCAGCAGCAGACAGGCCGCCACCGACAGCGCAATCAGGGCCGAGATCAGCACGGCGGCGGCGGCGCAGTCTTTGGCGATCTTAGCGAGTTCGTGATAGGTCTGCTCGACGGTGAGATCGACCACCGACTCCAGGGCGGTGTTGATCAGCTCCAGGGTGAGCACAATGCCGCAGGTGAGAATAATCACCGCCAGCTCTACCGGGGCAAGGCGAAGGGCGATCGCCAGACTGACCGCAAAGCTGCCCACCACCACGTGGATGCGAAAGTTGCGCTGGGTGCGAAAGGCATAGCTCACCCCCTGCCAGGCGTATTTAAAGCTCACCAGCAGGTTGGTGGCCACCTTCCAGGAGAGCGATCGCTCCACCGGGCTGAGCTTAGTCTCAGGCATCGACACCACCGTCTCAGAGTTTTCGCTGTAGAGGGTCATAGATAAACTATCGATAGAAGCCGTGGGGCGATATGCCCTTATACCGTACCGTGGAGAACGAATCAGGGGCAATTTAGCCGACTTTTTCAGACTTTAATCCGGCGGCAGCGAGCAGTTCACTCTGTTTGTCGAGCATAGCCGCCAGGCTGGGGTCGTCGGGGTGATCCCAGCCCAGCAGGTGCAAGAACCCGTGGGCGGCGAGCCAGGCGGTTTCCCAGCGCAGGGAATGGCCGACCTCTGCCGCCTGGCGAGCGGCGGTATCTAACGAAATAATAATGTCGCCCAGGTAGAGCGGTTC encodes the following:
- a CDS encoding glycosyltransferase family 2 protein, translated to MNISVVIPCFNAAPVIRQQLDALTQQTLAPYEVIVADNGSTDDSRAIVEQYRDRLPRLTLVDASAVRGASHARNVGAKAATGDYLAFCDADDVVDQGWLAALAKAFADHGFLACRLDYEFLNNDTSNTSQTTGLQQFRTPFFPFAGGCGLAIERELHAAVGGFDEGISHLEDADYCIRVQMAGHPLVFVPEAVVHYRYGPGAQESFLESRQATYRKAYNWGYGLATLYLRYRDQGMQLHGLAPRLVLIPLWGLRAIGSGFRSHHSLWRLGWHMGVVNRLLSAS
- a CDS encoding cysteine desulfurase family protein, whose product is MQIYLDYSATTPPRPEAIAAMQAAMAEQWGNPSSLHHWGSRAATGLEQARLGVAALINAATADSIVFTAGGTEADNLALLGVARRYRVPQHLIISAVEHSAIAKPAQYLEQLGWQVTRLPVDAQGRVSPASLRQALRDNTVLVSIIYGQSEVGTLQPIEVLGQIARDHGALFHTDAVQVAGRLPIDVQTLPVDLLSLSSHKLYGPQGAGALYVRPQVELEPLLGGGGQEFGLRSGTQAVPTLAGFGAAAALAAAEMPAETLRLIGLRDRLFEQLAEVAELVPTGDRRHRLPHHASFCLTAADGDRLSGRTLVREMNLAGIGISAGSACHSGQVSPSPVLLAMGYGDRAARCGIRLTLGRHTTAADIDWTAMVLRQVLQRVLVPLTLSPV
- a CDS encoding DUF1995 family protein, whose amino-acid sequence is MDSVTTPAGAGVPASLEAAIAQARGATQAAIEAGVPRMMVELVYSELKGLPVAAQFYPVLQELGLAFKIYFPDAGSAALARRNWGNPEFVVRGIGELHSEMEPGDQAYLFVEPSSIEVSQVEEMCAQAGDAFVIMLNPKLEDVATIGIGYAGRQLRDRFLSTLEPVYYLRPLEGAVLLRCYPHPWQLWQETDTGFTLLGEMPQKPSGEAIDRLLMGEAAAPDAAAPRGKRGGFLSELQGFIRALTQ
- the cphA gene encoding cyanophycin synthetase, encoding MRILKTQTLRGPNYWSIRYPNLILMRLDLEDLADRPSDQIPGFYEALVETLPSLIEHFCSPGHRGGFLSRVRQGTYMGHIVEHVALELQTMAGMPVGFGRTRSVAEAGVYQVVFEYQNEQAGRYAARAAVRLCNSLIETGHYPKAELEQDLADLTEFRLDAALGPSTEAIVRAAESQDIPWMQLSTRAMIQLGYGRYQQRVQATLSSKTSILAVELASDKEGTKQILRNAGVPVPRGTVIYYLDELENAIADVGGYPIVIKPLDGNHGRGITIDIGTYEAAEDAYEAAKEVSRGVIVERFYRGRDHRVLVINGRVIAVAERVPAHVVGDGKSTIEQLIEVTNQDPRRGVGHDNLLTRIEVDRTTWQLLERKGYTLDTVLPAGEMCYLRATANLSTGGIAIDRTDDIHPDNIWVAQRIAKTIGLDIAGIDVVTTDISKPLREVDGVIVEVNAAPGLRMHVCPSVGIARNVAEPILAMLFPPGTRARIPVVAITGTNGKTTTTRLTAHIFKQTGQMVGFTTTDGIYIGDNMVEPGDTTGPQSAQVILQDPTVEVAVLETARGGILRSGLAFKDCDIGVVLNVAADHMGLGDINTLEDMAHLKSVVAETVRPSGYAVLNADDPLVATMAQKVKSQVAYFSMDPHNELVRKHAQQGGLAAIYEQGYLSILKGDWLLRIEQAEKVPLTMGGRAPFQIANALAASLAAFAQGVDIGYIRQALHTFEASTDQTPGRMNLFNLGRFSALVDYAHNPASYEALGGFVKNWPGKRIGVVGGPGDRRDDDFITLGKLAAQMFDDIIVKEDDDTRGRERGDAAKWIVHGIEEGASQASYRTILDETEAINTALDGAEDDSLVVILPESVTRAIALIQARNPLPPIGSGLNGPGLNGLSVSDPPPIDQYAQVHP
- a CDS encoding aminodeoxychorismate/anthranilate synthase component II, with the translated sequence MILVIDNYDSFTYNLVQYLGELGAELPVAGDLRVFRNDEITVDEIVALKPDGIVISPGPGTPDDSGVSLEIIEKLGPTLPILGVCLGHQSLGQVFGGRVVRAAELMHGKTSPVFHTGQGVFAGLENPFLATRYHSLVIDRATCPEALEITAWVEDGTIMGVQHRDYPHLHGVQFHPESILTEAGLQILRNFLTSLPVAMAA
- a CDS encoding diacylglycerol kinase family protein, with protein sequence MTLYSENSETVVSMPETKLSPVERSLSWKVATNLLVSFKYAWQGVSYAFRTQRNFRIHVVVGSFAVSLAIALRLAPVELAVIILTCGIVLTLELINTALESVVDLTVEQTYHELAKIAKDCAAAAVLISALIALSVAACLLLPPLWQLLWPQLF